The following are from one region of the Pseudomonas lalucatii genome:
- the ftsE gene encoding cell division ATP-binding protein FtsE: MIRFEQVGKRYPNGHVGLHELSFRVRRGEFLFVTGHSGAGKSTLLRLILAMERPTSGKLLLAGQDLGQITSAQIPFLRRQIGVVFQNHQLLFDRSVFDNVALPLQILGLGKAEIGQRVGAALERVALADKAELFPGDLSTGQQQRVGIARAIVHRPALLLADEPTGNLDPRLAAEIMGVFEDINRLGTSVLIASHDLALIARMRHRMLTLQRGRLIGDGEAV; this comes from the coding sequence ATGATTCGATTCGAGCAGGTCGGCAAGCGTTACCCCAACGGTCACGTCGGGCTGCACGAGCTGAGTTTCCGCGTGCGCCGTGGCGAGTTCCTGTTCGTCACCGGGCACTCCGGCGCCGGCAAGAGCACATTGCTGCGGCTGATCCTGGCCATGGAGCGACCCACCAGCGGCAAGCTGCTGCTGGCCGGGCAGGATCTGGGGCAGATCACCAGCGCGCAGATCCCCTTCCTGCGCCGGCAGATCGGCGTGGTGTTCCAGAACCACCAGCTGCTGTTCGACCGCAGCGTGTTCGACAACGTCGCCCTGCCCCTGCAGATCCTCGGCCTGGGCAAGGCGGAGATCGGCCAGCGGGTCGGCGCCGCGCTGGAGCGGGTGGCCCTGGCGGACAAGGCCGAGCTGTTCCCCGGCGACCTGTCCACCGGCCAGCAGCAGCGCGTCGGCATCGCCCGGGCCATCGTCCATCGTCCGGCCCTGCTGCTCGCCGACGAGCCCACCGGCAACCTCGACCCGCGCCTGGCGGCGGAGATCATGGGGGTGTTCGAGGACATCAACCGCCTGGGCACCAGCGTGCTGATCGCCAGCCACGACCTGGCCCTGATCGCGCGCATGCGCCACCGCATGCTGACCCTGCAACGCGGCCGCCTGATCGGCGACGGGGAGGCCGTATGA
- the ftsY gene encoding signal recognition particle-docking protein FtsY yields MFGSNDDKKTPAAPAAEQPAEKGAEKPAEKKGLFGWLRKKPQEPASPAPSDAPAQPEPSAQPEAPAASAEPAPVAPPPSSAPAVAAPDNATPEAAAAEVAPVNASRFRINAGSEVLHAPTPAPEPEPEPVEPPPPVFAAALEQAKPGDNQGGWFARLKQGLSKTSASLGEGMASLFLGKKAIDDELLDEIETRLLTADVGVEATTAIIQSLTQKVARKQLTDSGALYKALQEELTALLKPVEQPLRIDHAKRPYVILVVGVNGVGKTTTIGKLAKKLQLDGNKVMLAAGDTFRAAAVEQLQVWGERNQIAVIAQHTGADSASVIFDAVQAAKARGMDVLIADTAGRLHTKDNLMEELRKVRRVIGKLDDSAPHEVLLVLDAGTGQNAINQAKQFNQTVSLSGLALTKLDGTAKGGVIFALAKQFALPIRYIGVGEGIDDLRTFEAEAFVQALFAEK; encoded by the coding sequence ATGTTTGGTTCCAACGACGACAAGAAGACTCCCGCCGCGCCCGCGGCCGAGCAACCGGCCGAGAAAGGCGCGGAAAAACCTGCGGAAAAGAAGGGCCTGTTCGGCTGGCTGCGCAAGAAGCCGCAGGAGCCGGCCAGCCCCGCGCCGAGCGACGCGCCCGCGCAGCCCGAGCCGTCCGCCCAGCCTGAAGCGCCTGCCGCGAGCGCCGAGCCGGCGCCTGTCGCGCCGCCGCCGAGCAGCGCGCCTGCCGTTGCGGCTCCAGATAACGCCACGCCTGAAGCCGCTGCGGCCGAGGTCGCGCCGGTCAACGCCTCGCGCTTTCGTATCAACGCCGGCAGCGAGGTGTTGCACGCGCCGACACCGGCGCCCGAACCCGAGCCCGAGCCCGTCGAGCCGCCCCCGCCGGTGTTCGCGGCCGCGCTCGAGCAGGCCAAGCCGGGCGACAACCAGGGCGGCTGGTTCGCCCGCCTCAAGCAGGGCCTGTCGAAGACCAGCGCCAGCCTCGGCGAGGGCATGGCCAGCCTGTTCCTCGGCAAGAAGGCCATCGACGACGAGCTGCTCGACGAGATCGAGACCCGCCTGCTGACCGCCGACGTCGGCGTCGAGGCCACCACCGCGATCATCCAGAGTCTGACCCAGAAGGTCGCGCGCAAGCAGCTGACCGACAGCGGCGCACTGTACAAGGCGCTGCAGGAAGAGCTGACCGCGTTGCTCAAGCCGGTCGAGCAGCCGCTGCGCATCGACCACGCCAAGCGCCCCTACGTGATCCTGGTGGTCGGGGTGAACGGCGTCGGCAAGACCACCACCATCGGCAAGCTGGCGAAGAAGCTGCAGTTGGACGGCAACAAGGTGATGCTGGCCGCCGGCGACACCTTCCGCGCGGCGGCAGTGGAGCAGCTGCAGGTGTGGGGCGAACGCAACCAGATCGCGGTGATCGCCCAGCACACCGGCGCCGACTCCGCCTCGGTGATCTTCGATGCGGTGCAGGCCGCCAAGGCCCGTGGCATGGACGTGCTGATCGCCGACACCGCCGGGCGCCTGCACACCAAGGACAACCTGATGGAAGAGCTGAGGAAGGTGCGCCGGGTGATCGGCAAGCTGGACGACAGCGCGCCCCACGAGGTGCTGCTGGTGCTGGACGCCGGCACCGGGCAGAACGCCATCAACCAGGCCAAGCAGTTCAACCAGACCGTCAGCCTCAGCGGCCTGGCCCTGACCAAGCTGGACGGCACCGCCAAGGGCGGGGTGATCTTCGCCCTGGCCAAGCAGTTCGCCCTGCCGATCCGCTATATCGGCGTCGGCGAGGGCATCGACGACCTGCGCACCTTCGAGGCCGAGGCCTTCGTCCAGGCGTTGTTCGCGGAGAAATAG
- a CDS encoding M16 family metallopeptidase: MNMIARRVVGAALGALCLPLMALAAAPQPTHEFSLDNGLKVIVREDHRAPVVVSQLWYKVGSSYETPGQTGLSHALEHMMFKGSRKLGPGEASRILRELGAEENAFTSDDYTAYYQVLARDRLAVALELEADRLASLKLPAEEFAREIEVIKEERRLRTDDKPSNQAYERFKAMAFPASGYHTPTIGWMADLERMSIEELRAWYQAWYAPNNATLVVVGDVGASEVKALAERYFGPIPRRAVPTAKPPRELAAPGERRLTLHLKTQLPSLLMGFNVPGLATAQEPRQVHALRLIATLLDGGYSARLPTRLERGEELVSGASAWYDAYARGDSLFVLTATPNVQTGKTLAEAEAGLWRELQDLQQNPPTAEELARVRAQVIAGLVYDRDSITSQATTIGQLETVGLSWQLIDRELAELEAVTPADIQSAARTFFTRDRLSVAHVLPEEARDE; this comes from the coding sequence ATGAATATGATTGCCCGCCGCGTCGTCGGCGCTGCCCTCGGCGCGCTCTGCCTGCCGCTGATGGCACTCGCCGCCGCCCCGCAACCGACCCACGAATTCAGCCTGGACAATGGCCTGAAGGTCATCGTCCGCGAGGACCATCGCGCCCCGGTGGTGGTGTCCCAGCTCTGGTACAAGGTCGGCTCCAGCTACGAGACGCCCGGCCAGACCGGCCTGTCCCATGCCCTGGAACACATGATGTTCAAGGGCAGCCGCAAGCTCGGTCCCGGCGAGGCCTCGCGCATCCTGCGCGAGCTCGGCGCCGAGGAGAACGCCTTCACCAGCGACGACTACACCGCCTACTACCAGGTACTGGCCCGCGACCGCCTGGCGGTGGCCCTGGAGCTGGAGGCCGACCGCCTGGCCAGCCTCAAGCTGCCGGCCGAGGAGTTCGCCCGCGAGATCGAGGTGATCAAGGAGGAGCGGCGCCTGCGCACCGACGACAAGCCGTCGAACCAGGCCTACGAGCGCTTCAAGGCCATGGCCTTCCCGGCCAGCGGCTACCACACCCCGACCATCGGCTGGATGGCCGATCTCGAGCGCATGAGCATCGAGGAGCTGCGCGCCTGGTACCAGGCCTGGTACGCGCCGAACAACGCCACCCTGGTGGTGGTCGGCGACGTCGGCGCCAGCGAGGTCAAGGCCCTGGCCGAGCGCTACTTCGGCCCCATCCCCCGCCGCGCGGTGCCGACCGCCAAGCCCCCGCGCGAGCTGGCGGCGCCCGGCGAGCGGCGCCTCACCCTGCACCTCAAGACCCAGCTGCCGAGCCTGCTGATGGGCTTCAACGTGCCGGGCCTGGCCACCGCCCAGGAGCCGCGCCAGGTGCATGCCCTGCGCCTGATCGCCACCCTGCTCGACGGCGGCTACAGCGCGCGCCTGCCGACCCGCCTGGAGCGCGGCGAGGAACTGGTCTCCGGCGCCTCGGCCTGGTACGACGCTTACGCCCGCGGCGACAGCCTGTTCGTGCTGACCGCCACCCCCAACGTGCAGACCGGCAAGACTCTGGCCGAGGCCGAGGCCGGCCTGTGGCGCGAGCTGCAGGACCTGCAGCAGAACCCACCCACGGCCGAGGAGCTGGCGCGGGTGCGCGCCCAGGTCATCGCCGGGCTGGTCTACGACCGCGACTCGATCACCAGCCAGGCCACCACCATCGGCCAGCTGGAAACCGTCGGCCTGTCCTGGCAACTGATCGACCGGGAGCTGGCCGAACTGGAAGCGGTCACCCCGGCCGACATCCAGAGCGCGGCGCGCACCTTCTTCACCCGCGACCGCCTGAGCGTCGCCCATGTCCTGCCCGAGGAGGCGCGTGATGAGTGA